The DNA region TCCATGACATTCTGAGGCATCTTCGATGCCTCTAACAGCGCCACATGAAGTTTCACACCGGATCGTTTTCCATGATACGGAGCCCAAGGAAGCCGACCTTCTCCTACGGTCATCGTGGTGGAATCAATGAGTAGCAGCTCTTTTGGAAATGCCGTGGAGCGGCGAATGCGGCGATTACAACGAGAAAGAAGCAGAAGAAAAAGATCCTTAAAAAT from Aneurinibacillus sp. REN35 includes:
- a CDS encoding transposase, encoding IFKDLFLLLLSRCNRRIRRSTAFPKELLLIDSTTMTVGEGRLPWAPYHGKRSGVKLHVALLEASKMPQNVMETTGLRHDSPMMDSFLDPNFVLVADRAYFQIQRVD